CTCACTGAAGGCTTCTGGGCCCAAATGCTAATGCAAACAAATGACCCATCCCTTGGGCTGGGAGTAGCCTCCATCCCCCGTGGTCATCACTGCCGCGCATCGCCTCTGCTCTGGAGGTCTGGGCAGACCTGGGAGGAGGTCAGAGGCACACGGCCTCTGCAATATTCATTTGTCTTGGTATAAAGAGGTTAGAAAAGGGAATTCCTCCCTTTAGCATGGACTTCCCTGATGACCTTGGGCTAGTTGCTTACTCTACCCCATGCTCTGTTCCCTCACCTGTAAATAACACTCAGGGGTACCGAGcaaatttaaaaaccattacCATTGAGCTCTTTGGTTTCACCAAGGACTTGTTTCCCAGCCTTGGAGCATCACATTACGCTGATTTGCAGCAGTAGCAGAGGACTGTAAGAAAATCTTgccttgctctctgctgctggggagccTTCACCCATGCACAAGCACAGCAAAGGCCGTGGAGGACAAGGCCCCAGTGAGCCATCCTTGCTCCTCGCTGGCAAAACATCACTAGAAGATAAATTCTGCTGCTGGGTGGCCCAAAACGTTGCTCATATAgtctgtggagtctccatccttggagatgttcGAAACCCACCCAGCGGGGACGCCTGTGAACAGCAAGGCTCTTGATAGTAATAGGGATTTGGAgaatttggcttttaaaaagaacccaaacaatAAACAACACTTCAAAAGATGCCTAATttgaacagaaaatgagaacaaTTAGCCACAACATCACTTATGCATTAATGAAGAGGCGCTTATGCTCCAGGGCTGAGCGTCAGAGCAAACACTTCTCTTGCAATATgctgcaaggaaggaaaacGTGGAAGTgggagatgagatgagatgagatgaggaCCCCGGGGGAAAGAGAAGCCGTAAGGGTGACCTGAAAGACAAGGAACAGCACAGGGAGGGCCGAAGCCTTCAGGTTCTTCTTGGGTTCAACATCTGAGCTGACCCAACCCCTTTGCTGGGGGAGGAAACCCAGCCCAGCTCGCCCTGCTGCAACAGCGGCCGTAGGAATTTGCTGGAGCAGACAGGAGGGGTGGTGAGATGGTATGTGGAGTGATGGAAGGGTGAGCAACCTGCActtaaatatgcaaataaacaAACCTAATTATGCTTTGCACCAGCGGAAGAGAACAACACAACAGCTCTCCAGCTTGAGGACAGCTTTCTGCTTTAGTCCTGCCAtggctgacacaagcccagaCCTTGGAAGATGATCAGACAAAAAGCTGAGTCAAAAATCACGGCTGGCCAAAGCAGACGGAAGGACGGTGTCACTTCTGGAAAACACTTCCCCCACTCCCTCCAAAAATCCCTGGCCATTTTCTCATGTCTCAGCCGACCACCGCCGTCACACCTGAGCCCGCAGCATCACTCGCACTCCgcagcaggagccagagctGGTGCCAAActctggcaaaaaaaacccaaaatactcAAAATCTCACTGCTTGAACCATTTTCCACCCAGGGATACGGGAAAGGAGGTGACTGCCAGCTCTGCCGTATCGCACAGCACCGGTGGGACAGAGGAGTCAAACCCCAGCTTTGTTTTAATCTGCATGAATTTACTACCTGTTTGATGGCAGGGTGTCACCTCTAAATCTCCCTAGGGAAGCAAATCAATCACGCAAAGGCATAAACACCTTGGCATTCACATGGGTAGGGGGAGAAGCAAACCGGCTGCAATTCCACTTTTGCCACAACAAGCCCCAGCTTCGCTCTCTGCCACCTCCACCCCGGCCTCGGCTCCACCAAGGAAAGCTCTGGAAAACAGGGTCGCGGCAAACCCTCCTGGCGAACGTACGCGCGAGGGCAGCCACCCCATCACTTTTGTTTTGCATTCCCGACACATCCAACCCCTTCCCCCAGAGAGAAATAACAACAGCGTCTCGCCGCAAGGAGTTTTGCGCTCCGAATCCCAAACGGGGGGGGTCTCTTCCTGGAGTGAAATAAGGGCACCCCTTTCTAGCTCGGGGCAGGGGGCTGATGGAGGGGGGGACAGAGGGATGTGGCACCCCCCCGCCGTGCTGCATTAAATATGGCAGCATCCTAAGGCTGCCCCACCCAAGCGGCCTAGGACAAACGTCACCCGCATCCCGCCACGTCCCCGGGACGCTTTGTCTCGGGGATGCTGCCGGCCTGGGATGGTACGTGGGACCCTCCCGTGAGTGGGGTACCCCACTGTGCGTGGGACCCCCGGGGATGCAGCGATGCGGTCGGGATGCTGGTCCTTTTGGGTTGGTTGAACGGCGGGCGGGTTCCTGAGGCGCCAGGGATGCGCTTGGAAAGGACCAGCGGCGATTCGCACATCCCAGGGAAGCGCCCAAACCTCCCCCTGGTGAAAGCCAAGCCGGTGGCGGGTGTCTCTGAATTTTGGGCTGCAAAGTGGGGCGGGATGAGGGACACCCGGACCTGCTCCAAACCCACCCGGGAAAAAGGACCCGTGGATTCACTACCTGCAGAGCACTCACCCACGCACCATCAGCACCCGGAGAGGTGGGGAATTTTAAAGGATTCCCCCctaaaatgtttcagaagtgCGTTCGCCGGACTTTCAGGGTGGGATATCCCCCTCGGGGATGGCGGGCGGGGATCAGGAAcgggctgggagggggggaacgGGACCGGGGAAGGGccgggggggacggggacaggaccggggatgggctgggagggggggaacgggaccggggaagggctgggggggacggggacaggacCGGGGATGGGCTGGGGGGCACCGGGGATGGGCTGGCGAGGAGCCGGCGAGTTGGGGGTCGGCCTGGGGGGGGTCTTACCTGTAGGACGAGCTGACCCCCGCCGCCACCTCCTCCTTGATCTGCCTGTTGAGAGCATCGGCGGCCGCCCGACCCCTGCCCGCGTCCGGGGGCTGCCCGCCCGCCTCGTCcgccttcttcctccccttgtcTCTCCCATCCCCGGCTCGCACCGCTTTGGGATGCTCATCCTCCCCCTCGGggtcttcctctttcttctcgGAGCTGGGGAGCACCTTCCGCCGCTTCTCCTGAGCCGGTTTCTCCGGGGACCCGCGATCGAGGGCGAGGACGGGGGAAGGTCCCGGTTTGGGGATCCAGGGGTGGTCGCCCCGCTTGGGGATGGGCCAGGCACGGAAATCCTTCTGGTACTGCGTCTCCTTCTCAAAGGGCGTGTCCGAGGGCTGGTACTCGCTTTTGGGTTTGCAGCTGGGCTCCGGTCGTTGCACCTTCCAGGGCTTGTAGTCGTGTCGCATCACGGAATCGGCCGGGGGGGAGGCGTGgggggccgcgccgggccgggccgggccgggaaCGGGGTCCCCCCCCGCCTCGGCACCGGGCTGGGTGTCGatgggggcggcggggcgcggggggggcgcgggggcggcgggctgCTCGGTGGCCTCCGAGTATTTGGTGAAAACCAAAGGGACGGCGATGTCCGCCTTATCCAGCTGGTTCCAGAACCGGGCGATGCAGCAAGCGCGGGTGATGCAGGGCCACGCCATGGCGGCCCCGCGCAAAAGCAGCGCACCCCGCGCAACGAGCGCGCCCGCTCCCGCGCCCGCACGCAGGGGGCGGAGCCTCGCGGAGACACGCCCCGACACGCCCAGCGCGGGGAGGGCGGGGTCtcggggaaggggaggggctTGCCTGGCacggggaggtggggggtggagCGGGCACACGCGTGTGAGCACGCGACTGCATGCGCTTGTGCAGAATCAGGCGCGCGCGCGTGTAAGGCACACCCATGCGTGCGTGTGCAAAGCACGCCCACGTGTGCATGGACACGCGTGTGCAGCCCCGTGCCTGCGGACACACGTGCAAGGCACAGCCATGCCTGTATGTGCAGGCACACGAGTGTGCACAGGCATGGAAAGCACGCCCACGCGTGGATGCACAGCCCCACGCCCGCACACATGCGTGCAAGGCACGCCAATCTCTGTGTGCACACGCGTGCACAGTCACACGCCTGTACGCACGTATGCAAAGTACAGCCACGCATGCATGTGCAGTTACACCTGCGCACACAGGTGCAAAGCACGCCCATCTGTGCATGCATGGCTCCACATCTGTGCACATATGTGCAAGGGACACacgtgtgtgcatgcacacacgaGCAGCGCCACACCTGCGCACACACGTGCAAAGCATGCCCATTCATGCGTGCACACACATGAGCAGCTGCACACACATGTGCAAGGCACGCCCATGCATGTATTCACACGCATGCACATTcacacacctgcacacacaTGTGCAAGGCACCCCCATGCGTTCATGCACAGCCCCATGCCAGTACACACGTGTGCAAGGCATGCCAGTTTctgcatgcacatgcatgcacagTCACATGCCTGCGCACACATGTGCAAGGCAAGCCCATGCGTGCATGTGCAGTCACGcacgtgcacacacatgcaaagCACGCCCATGGGTGTATGCGCATGCATGCACAGTCCCAGGCCTATGCACACACCTGCGAGGCATGCCAATGCATGCACGCACACGCATGCACAGTCACGCACCTGCACACACACGGGCAAGGCACACCCATGAGTCCATGTAGAGTCACACATGTGTGCAAAGCATGCTCATGTGTGCATGAACACGCATGTGCAGCCCCATGCCTGCGCACACATGTGCAAAGCTGTTCCCATGCGTGCGTGTTGCAGTCACACAagtgcacacacatgcaaagCACTACATACACCCATGTGTGTATGCACACGCATGCACACTCAGACACCTGCAAGGCACACCCATTTGTGCAtgcgcacacacgcacacacatgtGCAAGGCATGCCCCTGCGTggatgcacacacatgcacagacacaCCTGTGCACACAGGTGCAAGGCACACCCATGTGTGCATGGACATGCATGTGCAGCCCCACACATGCGCCCACATGCAGATATGCACACATGTGTGCAATCGCATGCATGCCCCGACATGCACACAGATATGTGCACGCATGCACAGATGCATGCATGCAGATGtagacacatgcacacaaatgcATGCCAGCACACGCAAACACACGTGTCcacacacatatacatgcacacacacctgCACATGGCTATGCACACAAGCATGCGCACATATACATCCACATACACGCATGTACATGGTCGCACACATACCTGCGCATATGTACACCATACACATGCAAAGACATGTGAACAGACACACATACACGCACATATGTGCACATGTGAGTTCACACgcctgtgtgcacacacacctGCAcgcacacatgcatacacaaaAATGCAAACGCACATGCAAGACACAGCTGCGTGCACACACCtgcacacatgcatgtgcacatgcacacacatgtgcCGTCACGCAGGTACACACACCACACGTGCACGCAACACAATTGCACGCAGATACATTCACACATGCGTGCGCTCAAGTGTACATGCATGTGCACACTCACACTTGCACACTCACCTGCACACAGgtatgcacacacatatgtgCGCACGCAAACGTGCGTGTGCACTCACACCTAGACACACACGCACAAATGCACGCACATGGGCAACCGTAAAAATGCACCTagacacatgcatacacacagacacacacacgtgcacacagaCGCATGTAGGCAGGCATGCACACAGATGTAAATAtgaacacacgcacacacgtgaGCACACACAGCTGGATGTGGCTCTCcacaaacacacatgcatgcacagagCGGCGCTCACgcttgcacacacacatgcatgtgcacCCATGCATGCGCAGTCACATGCACACGCATATATGCACACGCATACGCACAATCTGCATGCCCACACGCCTGTGCACACACCTGCACACACGTATGTCCAATCACACATGCACACGAACACGCGTATGCAAGCACACGCGTGCTGCACATCTGCATATGAACAGACACACACGTGTGCACGCACGCAGAAGACATGCACGTGCCCAAGGAGGCTCcgaaggagtttagaaagcacgGGGGGCCACTCGGAGCCTCGTGACTCAACGGGGGGGCTCTCCTCACCCTTTTGCACCCCCAGCCTCTGCCGTGAATCACCCCAACTCGATTCTAACTCGATTTTCCTTTGCATGTTTCTTCCGTGCAGCAATTAATAAGCAAACGTATGCATGCGAGACCCTCGCACACACGCGCGTACGTGTTTGCACGcccatgcatgcacacatgcaaaCAGGAGCATGCGCAGGCATGCTGGCACACGTTCACCAGCACACACACGTGTGCAATGCGCCCATACCTGCACAGACACACGTGTGCAGGCACAGGCACATCCTTGCACATGCAGGCACGCGTGCACACGCATGCCTGCATGCAGATGTGCCCTCAGACACACGCATATGCATAGTTGCACATAGGTAGACACATATGCACCGATACTTGCACATGCATATGCCTGCACGCATGTGCACACATACATTACGCACGTACACACGTGCATGCGGGTGTTTGCACGCACATATATGTGCACATACACACTTGTGTGCACAGATGCACAGCTACACGCGCAGACATACCGATGTGGAAGCACACGTGTACACGCGGACATGTGTGCACCCCACCCATTCCCCCGTGCACGCACAAACGCACACGCGCATCTTTTCGGACGAAGCCAAAGGCACGCACGGCCGTGCACTTACACACACTTCGTGGGTTTATTTTGGCCGGGTTTTTGCATGGCCCGTTGCAGGCTTGCAGctgcaaaagcaaaccaaaccccCGACCCACTTTCGCTGCAAGGCCGGCCGACGGCTGCCTCCTAATGCTCGGGCCCAGGGGGGGGATTCGCACCCCAAATCCCACCCGGTGCTCTGTTCCCCACCCTCCTTTCCAGCCTTGCCTCCACCTTCTCCCCTCTgacctccatccctccatccctccctctctgcctccacCCCTCTCTTTATTCCCTTTCTGTATTCCTGCACCCAATAAAGTCCATTTTCAGCCTAATTACACCCACCTTCTGGTCTAACCACAGGAAGAAGACCCCAGACTTGAAGCTATCGGGTCTTTATCAGTGGCTGCCCCCCGCCAGCACCTTCCCCCCAGGGAACATAACTCCAACAAACCCAGCGATCCCAAAATCCCCGCGCTCAAACCCCGAATTACAACGAGAAACACCGGTTCCCACCAGGCAGCGACCGCAGCTGCCGGGAGCGCAGTGGAAAGCGGGATTGCTCCTGCTGGCATTGTTTCTTTAATCCAATGCTTTGCATCCCCTTCTTCACTCTTGAGCCCTGAGGAttgggtttggggggttttttttggcttgtCTTTGCCTTGAATTGCTTCGTTTCCTTCTTACCTGTAGGTAAATTGTGGAAACCCGTTTTGCGGCTGGGATTGGAGCCCTCGCAGGTAGGGATGGCTGAATGAAAGCGCtgcctttgggaaaaaaacaaacaaactccaTCTAGGGGTGTCTATACACAGGCATTGCTTCGTCCACAAGGATATCGTCCCTGCTCTTCCATCCAGTGCAATTAAACGGGGTGATTACAATTAAAGATTTAGGAAACTCCTCCGTATCTCCCAGACTGGGACCACGGTTTTCTGGAGCCTCAACACACTGTGTATTCCTTTTATATGATGCATGTTCCTCTCCACCCGTGACAGATGTGTTAATCTCTGTTTAGGCTGATTTTTACCCTTAAAACCAGTATTATGCAGGCAGGTGGCTCTCGCTGTGATGCAACCGTTGGCTCATCCAGGTCGTGTGGCGAAGGCGGGAGAGTCGCCCCGAAACCGCTGCTCTCAGAGCCCCCACGCTCGCTGCAGGACGGTGGCAAACATCTTTTTGCACCCCATGGGCTGCGATATTAAAAATACGTCTATGGGAACAGCAACAAGGAGAAGTGGAAAAGCTTCGCCCTACGACGGTGACCCAAGGTCTGCGAGGAAGGCGTGCAATCGGAAGATTGCAACAGGATCGAGCTCGTCGGCTGTTGGACCTCAAGgatgtgcttatttttaaatattctctgtaatttcattTCTCTCAAAGCTGCCCCAGTGATTTTTGAGGGTGGAAAATCCGTCTCGGTCTGAGGTCGGACGCCCACAGAGGCCCCGCACGTGCTTTGGGCGCTTTCcgcagaaaatattttgaattgaATCCACGTTTCTGTCCTGGAGTTTGTTGCACTAAAAGCTATTACAGTAATTAATTGCCCTTAGAGTAAGAGGGAGGTAATAGGTTAGTGTGCTCCCGGTGGGGGCGAGCCCCTACGAACCCACTGACAGCAGCTCCCATTTTGGAGCTGAGGGGGGTCCCGGCTCTGCGGCCGGGGTCTGCACCCATCCTGGGGACCGGGGATTCGCACAAAGCGGGTTTGAACCTTTCTCTGAGCATCCCTCCTCTGCAGCGGGCCCGGAGGCTGGCTTCACCTGAAAACTCTCGCTCGTGCGCTACCcgtcttttttattttgtgagatAAGACACAGGCAAAACTGCTCTGTGAGGTTTTGCAGCGTCAGGAGTCTCTTCGCTGCTCTGCAGTTACCGGGCAGACCTGGACGGAGGTAGGAGCTGCACAACGTTAAAAATTTGCTTAGCATTTCCTGCAGTGAAATATATAGTTCTATATAAATGCTGAAGCACGGCCGCTCATTCACTTACAGGAATCAGGtatggaaataatttaatcGCTTACGTCAAGTAAAATCCATTAGCCCTAATCAGCCGAATTGATTTGCTGGCTGCAAACCTCTCTCAGAGAGGATGGgagttaaataaataaaaatgcctcTGTGTTTAAATTACAGCTGCTGTGGCAGAAAGCAGGAATAGCTTTCTCGTCTTCCAGCCTCTTCTGGGAAAAGGCCGTGGCTGAGCGTGACGCCACAGGGTGGGACGTCGGCCTTGGGGGTGGCCAAGGACGTGGTGTCGCTCGGCGTTGGGCTGTGCCGGTCTGGGCTTCATCCTGCCCAAAAGTGTGCGTAAGGGCCCCACGGTGGGCGCAAACCAGAGCAAGCCTGGTATTTTTCAGCACCCAAAATCGGACGCTGAATTTGGGCAGTGGTTCTTGGTCCCATCCAAGCTGGGAGCGGCTGGCGTGGAGGCAGGGAATAGCTCCAAGCATCCCCCATGCAACGATAACAGGGATGTTCTGGGAGCTGATTAATAGGGCGCCTGGTGAATCTTCTGGCATTATCACGTGGAGCTGGGATGCCTTGCAGCCACGCTTAAGCTACTGGAGTCCATCCTGGGGCAGGTCCGAGAGTCTCTCCTGCCCTCGACAGTCTCTCCTGCATTTCGTGATGGCGCGAGGAGCGCGCTCACCGGCCAGCCGATGCAAgtggatgctgctgctgtaagAGCTCGCCCAGATTTATGGTTTTCTCTGCTGGACCTGATGACAAAGAGAGACCGGCTTGTTTTCTCGGACCACAAGCTGACATCTCAGTGTGTGCTGTTTGTACACATTTCCCCCCTCCACACACACGTAGCCATCAATTACTGTGGGAAATAATGCTATGGAACTGGAGGAACAGCATGGCAAAGCTCAGTGCAAGACATTGTAGGAGTGGAAGgtggttttcattaaaaaaaggccTATACAGTGGTAGCCATCTCAAAGGGAGGCACCTGGCTCCTGGCTAATCACTGACCTCCCCTCGGGTGTCAGATGAGGGGACGGCAGCGCATCCCACTGCTCACAGGAGATCACCGATAAGAGCTgtaatgaactgaaaaaaattaaaaaccaaaaatcctaCCCTGATGGGGTTGGTATAAGCCCTAGGTCTCCTTAGGagcctttttcttccactaTAGAGGGACCCTGGAAATCAACTTCATGGGCTAAAGGTAGGTGAGACTCCAGCTCCAAAGCCAAACGTGGGCCACACTTGGAGACCCCCCAGTAAAGCGTGTTCAACTCCACACTACCCCAGTTAGAGGTAGCAAGGTTCTATTTACCTATATTTATCTTCGGTGgcactgctgcctctgtgtCCCTGCCATGTCTGGGTCGACCCAGGCACTCATGCAGCTTTGCAGGCACCGTCTCTGCACCAATTTCTGTTCAACACATTcttcagtgacctggatgatgggacagagcgtaacctcggcaagttcgctgatgacaccaagctgggaggagcggctgatgcacccgaaggctgtgctggcatccagcgagacctggacaggctggagagctgggcccaggggaacctcggGGAATTCAAAaagagccagtgcagggtcctgcccctgggggggaacaaccccccgcaccagcacaggctgggggggacctgctggagagcggctctgctgagaggccctgggggtgctggggggcagcggggtgaccctgagccagcaccgggcccttggggccaagggggccagcggtgccctggggtgcatggaaaggcgtgtggccagcagggcgagggaggttctcctccccctctgctctgccccagcgaggccacacctgcagggctgcggccagtcctgggccccccaggtcaagaagggcagggaactgctggagcaaggccagcgcagagctgccaaggggatcaggggctggagcatctccctggtgaggaaaggctgagagacctgggcttgttcagcctggaggagagaagcctgaggggggtctcatcgatacctataaatatctgaagggtgggtgtcaggaggatggggccgggctcttttcagtggtgcccaacgccaggccaaggggccacgggcacaagctggaacacgggaagttccccctgaacatgaggagaaacccctttgctgtgcgggtgccagagcaggggcacaggctgcccagagaggctgtggggtcccttccctggagacattcagcccccgcctggacgcggccctgtgcccctgctctgggtgtgcctgctccagcaggggtgggacgggatgagctccagagggcccttccaacccccaccagtctgggattctgtaatGCTGCTTGTCTGAATCGCTCCTGTCCCCAGCGTGCATCACCACAGACAAGGGAACACGACAACACTGCGGGTGGCGGCTTGCAGGGGATTTTTAGTGGCTTCTCACATCTTAAATCATTTTATAATCACAGACAACGGCTGGGAGCGAGGAGCTGCCTGGGGtgttcttgttttccttgtCGACTTTGTTTATGATTCATGTACATGGGGAGGGTGCTTCAAGGCCAAATGGGATGGGAGCCAAAGAAAATCCATATCAGAGTGCTCCATaaagagaataatttaaatgcattaaaagaagAATCTGACTAATAATTCAAGTGCTCCAAAGGACGTGAAATTCTGTAACGAAAATCACTGGCATAACCCAGCCAGATCTCAGAGGAAGTGATTTTGTAGCGGATAGAAGAGGGAGTAAAATCTGAAAGGCTGTATTTTGAGagaatttgcattaaaaaaccagcagcaggcagaagtGGACTTCTCTCACCCCCATGCTCTTACCCAGAGCTGGGGACAGACAAAGACCGAGCTTGATGCAATGGTATCACATGGGTTTGGCGTGATGGGAAGATTCCCAGCAAGGAGGACCTCACAGGGGAGATACACTTGCTGCTGGTGGAGCGATGAGCCAGGGAGAAACGGGACTCAGagaagtgttgtggtttagcggcagctccgccccacacagccgctcgctcactcccccaccggtagatgggggagagaatcagaagggtaacgctcgtgggttgggataagagcagtttaataattaaaattaaaagaaacaacagtagaaatgcaatgtaaaggagaacaacgagaggcgcaaagccccgggggaggggggaagggaggggagagggggaacgaaccgccggaacaaaccgcacgcgccgcagccgctcgccgcccgccgacccgacgccgcgccgcccccgcgctgccactgccccccctcaatatactggtcatggtgtcacatggtatggaatgaacctgccattggccagtcggggtcagccgcccccaccgcggccctgcccctcccagcccccccccgccacgcggcagagcgcgggaagctggaaaggtagctgacccccacagtgaggagaattaaccccttctcagccaaacccagcacattctccaccccttattccgtaccatttacaccatgcccaggtcccatacgatgcaatacaaccgtaccaaccaccaccccgccccttcccatcctttaacataatacacagacatcatccccttagttcatggaccttccctgtaaaatgtccattaaaatgtccattgagttcacccagtccatgactctgggctccatctgctgtatcagtctttccgggtgggagagatggtgtgtggcgttggggtgctgcataccgagtcagtcatcgttccatcactgctgcacggcttgtttcatagttgatcttccatgggttgggaggctcgtactctgatatcattgatacaacacagaggtgacacacagtattatatagcagttcgcattgccccattcagttcattgactgttttcacccaaaatcaaatccccttgaggcacacatcggatttctccatcctcccgcatcacccaccaagtgcacccaggtcctcgagcaaaagcaatcccacgaatggctttgcctttgccggaggcaggaaggacccagactgttttgcccagcgtactttttgtgtgcactacagggactccatcccctcccacagtatgtaggatttctgactgggcagggccagctcgcctggcagatcccctcgtgttgactaaccacgtggcttttgctaaatgtgtatcccagtgcttgaatgtcccaccccccattgctctcagtgcagtttttaacagtccattgtaccgctccattttcccagaggctggtgcgtgacagggggtgtgatacacccactcagtgccgcgctctttggcccaggtgtctgtgaggctatttcggaaatgagtcccgttgtctgactcagttctctctggggtgccatgtcgccacaggacttgtttttccagacccaggagagcgttccgggcagtggcgtgggggacaggatatgtttccagccagccagttgttgtttccaccattgtaagcacatggcgcttgccttggcgggtctgtgggagtgtgatatagtcaatttgccaggcctccccatatttatatttcagccattgtcccccacaccacagaggctttacccgcttcgcttgcttgattgcagcgcatgtgtcacattcgtggataacctgtgcaataacatccatggtcaagtccacccctcaatcacgagcccacctgtatgttgcatctctcccttgatggcctgaggtgtcatgggcccaccgagctagaaatagttcacccttatgctgccagtccagatccacctcagccacttcaatcttggcagcccgatctacctgctggttgtttcgatgctcttcagtggcccgactcttggggacgtgagcatccacatgccgtacctttacagccaggttctctacccgggccgcaatatcttgccacaatgtgacggcccagatgggtttgcctcagcgctgccagttgctttgcttccattgctgcagccagccccacaaggcatttgccaccatccaggagtcagtatagcgatagagcactggccacttttcccgttcagcgatgtc
The Phalacrocorax aristotelis chromosome 1, bGulAri2.1, whole genome shotgun sequence DNA segment above includes these coding regions:
- the MAP6 gene encoding microtubule-associated protein 6: MAWPCITRACCIARFWNQLDKADIAVPLVFTKYSEATEQPAAPAPPPRPAAPIDTQPGAEAGGDPVPGPARPGAAPHASPPADSVMRHDYKPWKVQRPEPSCKPKSEYQPSDTPFEKETQYQKDFRAWPIPKRGDHPWIPKPGPSPVLALDRGSPEKPAQEKRRKVLPSSEKKEEDPEGEDEHPKAVRAGDGRDKGRKKADEAGGQPPDAGRGRAAADALNRQIKEEVAAGVSSSYRNEFRPWIDVRPVKAIKAKAQYKPPEEKMTHETSYSSQFKGETSKPAPADNKFLERRRIRTLYSEPYKEPPKVEKPSVKPSKPKKTTTSHKPLKKAKDKQIASGRAAKKKSAETSNTAKPEDKEKSKEMNNKLAEAKETPEKSTGATDQEPSTLVQDQCT